The Xanthomonas sontii genomic sequence GCAAGGCGCAGCGGGATAGGCGGCAATTTTGCCACAAGCCCCGCGGCACCGCCGGCATCGCCACGGATTTGCCTGCATGCGGCGCCTGCGGCACCATCGCCGATCCCCTTGCTTCGAGGAGGCGTCATGCCCCGTTCGCCGCTGCGCGCACCGCTGCTCGCCCTGAGTCTGTTCAGCCTGTCCCTGCTGGGCATGTCGCCGGCGCTGGCGCTCACCCCACTCCCGCCGCCCAGCGTGCCCGACCAGGTCTCCAATGCGGCCTGGGAAGAGGACATGGCGCGTTTCGCCAAGGACGATGCCGCGCATCCGGTCAAACCCGGTGGCGTGCTGTTCGTCGGCAGTTCCTCGATCCGCTTCTGGACCTCGCTGGCCACGGATTTTCCGGGCGTGCAGACGCTCAACCGCGGCTTCGGCGGCTCGGAGATCCGCGACAGCACCTGGTATGCCGACCGCATCGTGGTGCCGTACAAGCCGCGCCTGATCGTGTTCTACGCCGGCGACAACGACCTCAACAGCGGCCGCAGCCCGCAGCAGGTGCGCGACGACTTCGTGGCCTTCGTGACCCGCGTGCACCGCGACCTGCCCAAGACCCGTATCGTCTATCTGTCGATCAAGCCCAGCCC encodes the following:
- a CDS encoding SGNH/GDSL hydrolase family protein, with translation MPRSPLRAPLLALSLFSLSLLGMSPALALTPLPPPSVPDQVSNAAWEEDMARFAKDDAAHPVKPGGVLFVGSSSIRFWTSLATDFPGVQTLNRGFGGSEIRDSTWYADRIVVPYKPRLIVFYAGDNDLNSGRSPQQVRDDFVAFVTRVHRDLPKTRIVYLSIKPSPSRAALMPKMAEANALIRKAAASLKQVQFVDVYTPMLGADGQPRAELFGPDKLHMNAAGYALWRDTLRPYLKD